One genomic region from Ornithinimicrobium flavum encodes:
- a CDS encoding ACP S-malonyltransferase, which produces MLAIVAPGQGSQTPGFLSPWLELPGLRDRLEWLSAVAGIDLVAHGTTSDADTIKDTAVAQPLIVAAGLACLPALLPDPGDLVRRVGATAGHSVGEITVAAAAGVLSQEQAMVFVRERGRGMAMASAAAPTGMSAVVGGDAQEVAAALERHGLTPANMNGAGQVVAAGTLEQLEGLAQEPPARARVIPLAVAGAFHTRHMQPAVDRLAGYARVIEPGAPRLPLLSNADGGVVRDGTEVLRRLVTQVSSPVRWDLTMQTLADLGVTGLIEIPPAGTLVGLAKRGLKGVDTLALKSPDDLEAAARMIREHGAGDRDDTGPSHHLPEEDSL; this is translated from the coding sequence GTGCTCGCGATCGTCGCGCCCGGACAGGGCTCACAGACCCCCGGTTTTCTCTCCCCCTGGCTGGAGCTCCCAGGTCTGCGGGACCGGCTGGAGTGGCTCTCCGCCGTCGCCGGGATCGACCTGGTCGCCCACGGCACGACCTCGGACGCGGACACCATCAAGGACACCGCGGTCGCCCAGCCCCTCATCGTGGCCGCCGGGCTGGCCTGCCTGCCCGCCCTGCTCCCCGACCCGGGCGACCTCGTCCGCCGGGTCGGAGCCACCGCCGGCCACTCCGTCGGCGAGATCACGGTCGCCGCGGCCGCCGGCGTGCTGAGCCAGGAGCAGGCCATGGTGTTCGTCCGGGAGCGGGGGCGCGGGATGGCGATGGCCTCGGCGGCCGCTCCCACGGGCATGAGCGCCGTCGTCGGTGGCGACGCGCAGGAGGTCGCGGCCGCCCTCGAACGCCACGGCCTCACCCCCGCCAACATGAACGGCGCGGGCCAGGTGGTCGCCGCGGGCACCCTCGAGCAGCTCGAGGGACTCGCCCAGGAGCCCCCGGCCCGGGCGCGGGTGATCCCGCTGGCCGTGGCCGGGGCCTTCCACACCCGGCACATGCAGCCCGCCGTCGACCGCCTCGCGGGCTACGCCCGGGTGATCGAGCCCGGGGCCCCCCGGCTCCCCCTGCTGTCCAACGCGGACGGGGGCGTCGTCCGGGACGGCACCGAGGTGCTGCGCAGGCTGGTGACCCAGGTCTCCAGCCCGGTGCGCTGGGACCTGACGATGCAGACCCTGGCCGACCTGGGGGTGACCGGCCTCATCGAGATCCCCCCGGCCGGCACCCTGGTGGGTCTCGCCAAGCGCGGACTCAAGGGTGTGGATACCCTCGCCCTGAAGAGCCCGGACGACCTCGAGGCAGCCGCGAGGATGATCCGCGAGCACGGTGCCGGCGACCGCGACGACACCGGTCCGTCGCACCACCTTCCGGAGGAGGACTCCCTGTGA
- a CDS encoding glycosyltransferase — translation MHILRVANFVSPTSGGIKTALRAWGQHYQDLGHRASLIIPGPGPEISEEAQGTVYRVPATPVPGTGYSLMWSRVGLSRLMDAIAPDALEVSDRATTRWMGRWAARRGIGSVMLSHENMTGILVRRTPMPVGVAHLSADLVNRLSAHDYDAIVCPSRFAAEEFHRNGIPAHVVPLGVDLDTFSPTGDLQDYAPPAPGQRIQIVHCGRLSPEKNPGLSIETVRELLRRGHDVQMTVFGEGPMLPRLVRRAQNLPVVFHSYITDRAELAARMGRADVAIAPGPLETFGLAALEVLAVGVPAVCCDEGALQEVVGPGGVVKPSTPEAFADGVEELLARPGAHLLAREQAETFSWRTSAERMLAVHQDVRATLAT, via the coding sequence ATGCACATCCTTCGCGTCGCCAACTTCGTCAGCCCCACCTCCGGGGGGATCAAGACCGCCCTGCGGGCCTGGGGCCAGCACTACCAGGATCTCGGTCACCGGGCCTCGCTCATCATCCCCGGTCCCGGCCCGGAGATCAGCGAGGAGGCCCAGGGCACCGTCTACCGCGTGCCCGCCACCCCCGTCCCGGGCACCGGCTACTCGCTCATGTGGAGCCGCGTCGGCCTGTCCCGTCTCATGGACGCCATCGCCCCGGACGCCCTCGAGGTCTCCGACCGCGCCACGACCCGGTGGATGGGTCGGTGGGCGGCGCGCAGGGGCATCGGGTCGGTCATGCTCAGCCATGAGAACATGACCGGGATCCTCGTCCGACGGACCCCGATGCCGGTCGGGGTCGCCCACCTGTCGGCCGACCTGGTCAACCGGCTGTCGGCCCACGACTACGACGCCATCGTGTGCCCGAGCCGGTTCGCCGCCGAGGAGTTCCACCGCAACGGCATCCCGGCGCACGTCGTGCCGCTGGGGGTCGACCTGGATACCTTCTCGCCCACCGGGGACCTGCAGGACTACGCCCCACCGGCCCCGGGGCAGCGCATCCAGATCGTGCACTGCGGCCGCCTGTCCCCGGAGAAGAACCCGGGGCTGTCGATCGAGACGGTGCGCGAGCTCCTCCGCAGGGGGCACGACGTGCAGATGACCGTCTTCGGCGAGGGGCCCATGCTGCCCAGGCTGGTCCGGCGGGCCCAGAACCTGCCGGTGGTCTTCCACTCCTACATCACCGACCGCGCCGAGCTCGCGGCCCGGATGGGTCGGGCGGACGTGGCGATCGCCCCGGGCCCGCTGGAGACCTTCGGGCTCGCTGCGCTGGAGGTGCTCGCGGTCGGGGTGCCGGCCGTGTGCTGCGACGAGGGGGCGCTGCAGGAGGTCGTCGGGCCCGGCGGGGTGGTCAAGCCCTCCACGCCGGAGGCCTTCGCCGACGGGGTCGAGGAGCTCCTGGCCCGCCCCGGGGCCCACCTCCTGGCCCGCGAGCAGGCCGAGACCTTCAGCTGGCGCACCTCGGCCGAGCGGATGCTCGCGGTGCATCAGGACGTCCGGGCCACGCTCGCAACCTAG
- a CDS encoding acyl carrier protein, with the protein MALSEQEILEGLAEIVNEETGLEAEEVQMDKSFTEDLDIDSLSMMTIVVNAEDKFGVRIPDDEVKNLTHVRDAVTYINNNQG; encoded by the coding sequence ATGGCACTGAGCGAGCAGGAAATCCTCGAGGGTCTCGCCGAGATCGTCAACGAGGAGACGGGTCTGGAGGCCGAGGAGGTCCAGATGGACAAGTCCTTCACCGAGGACCTGGACATCGACTCGCTGTCGATGATGACCATCGTCGTCAACGCCGAGGACAAGTTCGGCGTCCGGATCCCGGACGACGAGGTCAAGAACCTCACGCACGTCCGCGACGCGGTCACCTACATCAACAACAACCAGGGCTGA
- a CDS encoding DUF3145 domain-containing protein produces the protein MSAVMPRVMTRGVVFIHSTPIALCPHIAWALEGVLDTRVSLDWMPQPAQSGTMRTEFAWTGEAGTGATIASAMRGWDGLRYEVVEEASRGSDGVRWTHTPALGVHTARLSANGDVVVNEDRIRAILEASAGSAATITAELDRALGAAWDAELEHFRHAGEGAPVTWLHKVG, from the coding sequence ATGTCCGCTGTCATGCCCAGAGTCATGACCCGAGGGGTGGTGTTCATCCACTCCACGCCCATCGCGCTGTGCCCGCACATCGCCTGGGCGCTCGAGGGTGTCCTCGACACCCGCGTCAGCCTGGACTGGATGCCTCAGCCGGCGCAGAGCGGCACCATGCGCACCGAGTTCGCGTGGACCGGTGAGGCCGGGACGGGTGCCACGATCGCCAGCGCCATGCGCGGCTGGGACGGCCTGCGGTACGAGGTCGTCGAGGAAGCCAGCCGCGGGAGCGACGGTGTCCGCTGGACCCACACCCCCGCCCTCGGGGTCCACACCGCCCGGCTGTCGGCCAACGGTGACGTCGTCGTCAACGAGGACCGCATCCGCGCCATCCTCGAGGCCTCGGCCGGCAGCGCGGCCACGATCACCGCGGAGCTTGACCGGGCCCTGGGTGCGGCGTGGGACGCCGAGCTGGAGCACTTCCGGCACGCCGGTGAGGGCGCGCCGGTGACCTGGCTGCACAAGGTCGGCTGA
- a CDS encoding DNA primase, with amino-acid sequence MGGLANRRGRGLSDRFQGRVLWPIRAITGDTVGFGARRLYEDDWSPAKYLNTAETPIYKKTGVLYGLDLAKKAIAGERTAVIVEGYTDVMAAHLAGVGTAVATCGTAFGADHITILRRILRDEAGRAPARVIFTFDGDAAGQKAAMKAFEQDQRWAAHSYVAVAADGADPNDLWVQGTGDSDEDRGQGVRDLVASAVPLFEFVVRTTLEPYDLGEAAQRVQAMRAVAPVIAGIKDPSLRPEVVRDVAGWMGVDPASLTVEVQRAARAPAGRPGQGGPAGPQPPADPATGASTPAPSLPPPDLRDPVQVAERHLLQVALQYPLAIYLEDMESLDPALMRAPMHRALWHGVRTAGGVEAAATMSAGAWVRAVLGQTPRRPTPSSTSSPSPRCPRGPTPRPAIPCRRSSTPSCSASGWRPWSSRSPSS; translated from the coding sequence CTGGGGGGCCTGGCGAACCGCCGGGGCAGGGGGCTGTCGGACCGCTTCCAGGGCCGCGTGCTGTGGCCGATCCGGGCCATCACGGGTGACACGGTCGGCTTCGGGGCGCGGCGGCTCTACGAGGACGACTGGTCCCCGGCGAAGTACCTTAACACCGCCGAGACGCCGATCTACAAGAAGACGGGGGTCCTCTACGGCCTCGACCTGGCGAAGAAGGCGATCGCCGGCGAGCGGACCGCGGTGATCGTGGAGGGCTACACCGACGTCATGGCGGCGCACCTCGCCGGGGTGGGCACGGCCGTGGCGACCTGCGGCACCGCCTTCGGCGCCGACCACATCACCATCCTGCGACGCATCCTGCGCGACGAGGCCGGCCGGGCCCCCGCCCGGGTGATCTTCACCTTCGACGGGGACGCCGCCGGGCAGAAGGCGGCGATGAAGGCCTTCGAGCAGGACCAGCGGTGGGCGGCGCACTCCTACGTGGCCGTGGCCGCCGACGGTGCCGACCCCAACGACCTGTGGGTCCAGGGCACGGGCGACAGCGACGAGGACAGGGGACAGGGGGTGCGCGACCTGGTCGCCTCGGCCGTGCCGCTCTTCGAGTTCGTCGTCCGGACGACCCTGGAGCCCTACGACCTGGGGGAGGCGGCCCAGCGCGTCCAGGCGATGCGGGCGGTGGCCCCGGTGATCGCCGGCATCAAGGACCCCAGCCTCCGGCCGGAGGTGGTCCGGGACGTCGCGGGGTGGATGGGGGTCGACCCCGCGAGCCTGACGGTCGAGGTGCAGCGGGCGGCCCGGGCCCCCGCCGGGCGCCCGGGTCAGGGCGGCCCAGCCGGCCCGCAGCCCCCGGCCGACCCGGCGACGGGCGCCTCCACCCCCGCCCCCAGCCTCCCGCCGCCGGACCTGCGTGACCCGGTGCAGGTGGCCGAGCGGCACCTCCTGCAGGTGGCGCTGCAGTATCCCCTGGCCATCTACCTCGAGGACATGGAGAGCCTGGACCCGGCACTGATGCGGGCGCCGATGCACCGTGCGCTGTGGCACGGCGTCCGGACCGCCGGGGGGGTGGAGGCGGCAGCCACGATGTCGGCCGGCGCCTGGGTCCGGGCGGTGCTGGGCCAGACCCCCCGCCGGCCCACCCCCTCGTCCACGAGCTCGCCGTCGCCCCGCTGCCCACGCGGTCCGACCCCGAGACCGGCTATCCCGTGCAGGCGTTCGTCGACTCCCTCGTGCTCCGCGTCCGGCTGGCGGCCGTGGAGCAGCAGATCGCCGAGCAGCTGA
- a CDS encoding amino acid ABC transporter permease — protein sequence MSAQQVLFDIPGPRARRRHLVLGIIGSALLLGLLVVALVRVYAQGQFEAGKWTPFLEPASWTFYLLPGLWNTLKAAAVAIVLSMVLGTALAMLRMSDIAPVRWASGVFVEFFRAVPVLIMMIFTWVMLVKDPNLVRLTRSVGISAADVTFVAVVTGLVLYNASVICEILRNGVFSLPAGQREAGLSIGLSPSQVRRAILLPQAFTAMLPVLISQVVVITKDSALGYIITYPELLSRTRQLGSANANTFVAYLVVAAIFILLNYAITKLAEWIESRNRRTRRSAVGRGAPEKAAPTYGPSMDATSRVGPGRGPDDT from the coding sequence ATGAGCGCCCAGCAGGTCCTCTTCGACATCCCCGGTCCCCGTGCCCGTCGTCGGCACCTCGTGCTGGGCATCATCGGCAGCGCCCTGCTCCTGGGGCTGCTGGTGGTGGCGCTGGTGCGGGTCTACGCGCAGGGCCAGTTCGAGGCGGGCAAGTGGACGCCCTTCCTGGAGCCGGCCTCGTGGACGTTCTACCTGCTCCCCGGCCTGTGGAACACCCTCAAGGCGGCGGCGGTGGCGATCGTCCTGTCGATGGTCCTCGGCACCGCCCTGGCGATGCTCCGGATGTCGGACATCGCCCCGGTGCGCTGGGCCTCGGGCGTCTTCGTCGAGTTCTTCCGCGCGGTCCCCGTCCTCATCATGATGATCTTCACCTGGGTGATGCTCGTGAAGGACCCCAACCTGGTGCGGCTCACCAGGTCGGTCGGCATCAGTGCGGCCGACGTCACCTTCGTGGCCGTGGTCACCGGCCTGGTCCTCTACAACGCCTCGGTCATCTGCGAGATCCTGCGCAACGGCGTCTTCTCGCTGCCGGCCGGCCAGCGCGAGGCCGGGCTGTCGATCGGCCTGTCCCCCAGCCAGGTGCGGCGCGCGATCCTGCTCCCCCAGGCGTTCACGGCGATGCTCCCGGTGCTGATCAGCCAGGTCGTCGTCATCACGAAGGACTCCGCCCTCGGCTACATCATCACCTACCCCGAGCTGCTCAGCCGGACCCGGCAGCTCGGCTCCGCGAACGCCAACACCTTCGTCGCCTACCTGGTGGTGGCGGCCATCTTCATCCTGCTGAACTACGCCATCACCAAGCTGGCGGAGTGGATCGAGTCACGCAACCGCCGGACCCGTCGCTCGGCGGTCGGCAGGGGCGCCCCGGAGAAGGCCGCGCCGACCTACGGCCCGTCGATGGACGCCACCTCCCGGGTGGGTCCTGGACGTGGCCCGGACGACACGTAG
- a CDS encoding CBS domain-containing protein translates to MRVADLIKKKGSSVVTLPSSASVAELLETLDDNKIGAVVVLDGDRVVGIASERDVVHHLRGGADPARTLEQVMTREVQTCTPEDDVVDLARTMTEGRFRHLPVVGDEGLQGIVSIGDVVKARLDALEAERDHLESYLRQ, encoded by the coding sequence ATGCGCGTCGCAGACCTCATCAAGAAGAAGGGCAGCTCGGTCGTCACCCTGCCGTCCTCCGCGTCCGTCGCGGAGCTGCTGGAGACGCTCGACGACAACAAGATCGGTGCCGTGGTCGTGCTGGACGGGGACCGGGTGGTCGGCATCGCCTCCGAGCGGGACGTCGTGCACCACCTACGCGGTGGCGCGGACCCGGCTCGCACCCTGGAGCAGGTGATGACCAGGGAGGTCCAGACCTGCACCCCCGAGGACGACGTCGTGGACCTCGCCCGGACCATGACCGAGGGCCGCTTCCGACACCTGCCGGTGGTCGGTGACGAGGGGCTGCAGGGCATCGTGTCCATCGGCGACGTGGTCAAGGCCCGGCTCGACGCCCTGGAGGCCGAGCGCGACCACCTGGAGTCCTACCTCCGGCAGTGA
- a CDS encoding DNA primase small subunit domain-containing protein, with protein sequence MADRPRPGDRCDFATVRRVAGVAKDVLEELGATGWPKTTGSKGIHVYVRIRPDHGFRDVRRAALAFAREVERRTEEATTVWWRKDRDPAKVFVDFNQNARDHTIAAAYSIRATPDARVSAPLRWDEVPDCDPRDFTVLTMPGRFADLGDLHAGIDDAVFDIAPLLEWAQRDEAAGQPTPEPD encoded by the coding sequence GTGGCGGATCGACCTCGACCCGGGGACCGGTGCGACTTCGCCACCGTCCGCCGGGTCGCCGGCGTGGCCAAGGACGTGCTCGAGGAGCTGGGGGCCACAGGCTGGCCGAAGACCACCGGGTCCAAGGGCATCCACGTCTACGTGCGCATCCGGCCCGACCACGGCTTCCGCGACGTACGCCGGGCCGCTCTCGCCTTCGCCCGGGAGGTCGAGCGCCGCACCGAGGAGGCGACCACCGTGTGGTGGCGCAAGGACCGTGACCCGGCCAAGGTCTTCGTCGACTTCAACCAGAACGCGCGCGACCACACCATCGCCGCGGCCTACTCGATCCGGGCCACCCCCGACGCCCGGGTCTCCGCCCCACTGCGCTGGGACGAGGTGCCCGACTGCGACCCCCGCGACTTCACGGTGCTCACCATGCCCGGGCGCTTCGCCGACCTCGGCGACCTGCACGCCGGCATCGACGACGCGGTGTTCGACATCGCCCCGCTGCTGGAGTGGGCGCAGCGTGACGAGGCGGCGGGACAGCCGACCCCCGAACCGGACTGA
- a CDS encoding CHC2 zinc finger domain-containing protein translates to MPFHDEKTPSFHVRPAVGTYHCFGCGEGGDVIAFLQAIDHLTFAESVERLADQLGITLRYEETGPAGGGRATRLRPGSGRG, encoded by the coding sequence GTGCCCTTCCACGACGAGAAGACGCCCAGCTTCCACGTCCGCCCCGCGGTGGGCACCTACCACTGCTTCGGCTGCGGGGAGGGCGGCGACGTCATCGCCTTCCTCCAGGCGATCGACCACCTCACCTTCGCCGAGTCCGTCGAGCGCCTCGCGGACCAGCTCGGCATCACGCTGCGCTACGAGGAGACCGGGCCGGCGGGCGGGGGCCGCGCGACCAGGCTCCGGCCGGGCAGCGGACGAGGCTGA
- a CDS encoding amino acid ABC transporter permease, with amino-acid sequence MLELIEQFNLVGAFWLTIRLAAVSFVVALLLGTFVAVLRLAPVGVLNWFGATYVTILRNTPLTLIIVFANLGLWAQLGIELADRGPNFILENNFRLAVLGLAVYHAAFICEAIRSGVNTIPVGQSEAARSIGLTFPQSLREVILPQAFRGAITPIGNVLIALIKNTTVAVAIGNREVAYAMRNMIEFRPDAGLLIFLVIALGFVALTLPVGLATSWLSSRLAVKR; translated from the coding sequence GTGCTGGAGCTGATCGAGCAGTTCAACCTCGTCGGGGCGTTCTGGCTCACCATCCGGCTCGCGGCCGTCTCGTTCGTCGTCGCGCTCCTGCTGGGGACGTTCGTCGCGGTCCTGAGGCTGGCCCCTGTCGGTGTGCTCAACTGGTTCGGTGCCACCTACGTGACGATCCTGCGCAACACCCCGCTCACCCTCATCATCGTCTTCGCCAACCTCGGCCTGTGGGCCCAGCTCGGCATCGAACTCGCGGACCGGGGCCCCAACTTCATCCTCGAGAACAACTTCCGGCTGGCCGTGCTCGGCCTGGCCGTCTACCACGCGGCTTTCATCTGCGAGGCGATCCGCAGCGGCGTCAACACCATCCCGGTGGGTCAGTCCGAGGCGGCGCGGTCCATCGGGCTGACCTTCCCCCAGTCCCTCCGCGAGGTCATCCTGCCCCAGGCCTTCCGGGGGGCGATCACCCCGATCGGCAACGTCCTCATCGCGCTCATCAAGAACACCACGGTCGCCGTGGCGATCGGCAACCGCGAGGTGGCCTACGCCATGCGCAACATGATCGAGTTCCGCCCGGACGCCGGCCTGCTCATCTTCCTCGTCATCGCCCTCGGCTTCGTGGCCCTCACCCTGCCGGTGGGCCTGGCGACCAGCTGGCTGTCCAGCAGGCTGGCGGTGAAGCGATGA
- a CDS encoding glutamate ABC transporter substrate-binding protein, with product MRTTSFRIAAVVAAAALTLSACGDDGGDADTTEDQAAGDDTATEDAAAGDGDGIIIGTKFDQPGLGLMGSDGTPTGMDVDVAKAIAEKLGYSEDQIEWKESISSAREDLLESGQVDMIVATYSITDERKQRVQFAGPYFVAGQDLLVAADSDITGPDDMGDAILCSVTGSTSAARVNEEYGVALQEYGSYSECMEALSSGTIDALTTDDTILAGFAAHAGDFKVVGNPFSEENYGIGLSKESEDCEAINEAITELWEDGTMEQIIEDNLGAADYTANADLNPPEAGGHCG from the coding sequence ATGCGCACCACGAGCTTCCGGATCGCCGCGGTGGTCGCTGCCGCCGCTCTCACCCTGTCCGCCTGCGGTGACGACGGCGGCGACGCCGACACCACCGAGGACCAGGCCGCCGGCGACGACACCGCCACCGAGGACGCCGCCGCGGGCGACGGTGACGGCATCATCATCGGCACCAAGTTCGACCAGCCCGGTCTCGGTCTGATGGGCAGCGACGGCACCCCCACCGGTATGGACGTGGACGTCGCGAAGGCCATCGCGGAGAAGCTGGGCTACTCCGAGGACCAGATCGAGTGGAAGGAGTCCATCTCCAGCGCCCGCGAGGACCTGCTGGAGTCCGGCCAGGTCGACATGATCGTCGCGACCTACTCCATCACCGACGAGCGCAAGCAGCGGGTGCAGTTCGCCGGTCCCTACTTCGTCGCCGGCCAGGACCTGCTGGTCGCCGCGGACAGCGACATCACCGGGCCCGACGACATGGGTGACGCGATCCTGTGCTCGGTCACCGGCTCGACCTCCGCGGCACGCGTCAACGAGGAGTACGGCGTCGCGCTGCAGGAGTACGGCTCCTACTCCGAGTGCATGGAGGCCCTGTCCTCGGGCACGATCGACGCCCTCACCACCGACGACACGATCCTGGCCGGCTTCGCCGCCCACGCCGGGGACTTCAAGGTCGTCGGGAACCCCTTCTCCGAGGAGAACTACGGCATCGGCCTGTCCAAGGAGTCCGAGGACTGCGAGGCCATCAACGAGGCCATCACCGAGCTGTGGGAGGACGGCACGATGGAGCAGATCATCGAGGACAACCTCGGTGCTGCCGACTACACCGCCAACGCCGACCTGAACCCGCCGGAGGCCGGCGGGCACTGCGGCTGA
- a CDS encoding MFS transporter: MTHAVSPSLPRTDASTPAPTDPARVALVLRLLTVAAFVVILNETLMLNALPSLMEIFAIDAATGQWLTTGFMLTMAVVIPMTGWLLQRLSLRTAYATAMGMFIVGTVVCAAAPTFSVLLVGRVVQASGTAVMMPLLMTSIMTLVEPQRAAG; this comes from the coding sequence TTGACCCACGCCGTGAGCCCGTCCCTGCCCCGGACGGACGCGTCGACGCCCGCGCCCACCGACCCGGCCAGGGTCGCCCTGGTGCTGCGCCTGCTGACGGTGGCCGCCTTCGTCGTGATCCTCAACGAGACGTTGATGCTCAACGCCCTGCCGTCCCTGATGGAGATCTTCGCCATCGACGCGGCTACCGGCCAGTGGCTCACGACCGGCTTCATGCTCACCATGGCCGTCGTCATACCCATGACGGGCTGGCTCCTGCAGCGGTTGAGCCTGCGGACGGCCTACGCGACGGCCATGGGCATGTTCATCGTCGGGACCGTGGTGTGCGCGGCCGCTCCCACCTTCTCGGTGCTGCTGGTGGGGCGGGTCGTGCAGGCCTCCGGCACGGCGGTGATGATGCCGCTGCTCATGACCTCGATCATGACCCTGGTCGAGCCCCAGCGCGCGGCCGGGTGA
- the fabF gene encoding beta-ketoacyl-ACP synthase II produces the protein MSASTKTPRRVAVTGLGATTPVGGTAPETWEGILAGRSGVRRLPEEWIERHELPVTFAAQLHTSPAEVLAKVEVRRNDPSGQYALIASREAWADAGAPELEPERLGVAIGSGIGGVWTLLDQWEVLKEKGPRRVFPLTVPMLMPNGSAAAVSLDLTARAGAHCPVSACASGAEGMGLGVQMIRSGRADVVVAGGTEAAIHPLPVAAFASMTALSTRNDDPQGASRPYDVGRDGFVMGEGAGVMVLEAEEHAKARGARIYAYLDGVGMSSDAYHITAGEPEGKGAARAMLETVADAGLSVTDISHINAHATSTPVGDAAEARAIRRAFGDHTGNICVTGTKSMTGHLLGAAGALEAVLTVLSLHHRRVPATINIETMDPEIDLDVVRDAARELPAGDLAALNNSFGFGGVNVALTFASAG, from the coding sequence ATGTCCGCCAGCACGAAGACCCCCCGCCGCGTCGCCGTGACCGGCCTCGGTGCCACCACCCCCGTCGGCGGCACCGCCCCCGAGACCTGGGAGGGCATCCTGGCCGGTCGCTCGGGTGTGCGCCGCCTCCCCGAGGAGTGGATCGAGCGGCACGAGCTCCCGGTGACCTTCGCGGCCCAGCTGCACACCAGCCCGGCCGAGGTGCTCGCCAAGGTCGAGGTCCGCCGCAACGACCCCTCGGGCCAGTACGCCCTCATCGCCTCCCGCGAGGCCTGGGCCGACGCGGGTGCCCCCGAGCTGGAGCCCGAGCGCCTCGGCGTGGCCATCGGCTCCGGCATCGGCGGGGTCTGGACGCTGCTGGACCAGTGGGAGGTCCTTAAGGAGAAGGGCCCCCGCCGCGTCTTCCCCCTCACCGTGCCCATGCTCATGCCCAACGGGTCCGCCGCCGCCGTCAGCCTCGACCTGACCGCCCGCGCCGGCGCCCACTGCCCCGTCAGCGCCTGCGCCTCCGGCGCCGAGGGTATGGGGCTCGGGGTGCAGATGATCCGCTCCGGGCGGGCTGACGTCGTCGTGGCGGGCGGCACCGAGGCCGCGATCCACCCGCTGCCCGTGGCCGCCTTCGCCTCCATGACCGCCCTGTCCACCCGGAACGACGACCCGCAGGGGGCCTCGCGCCCCTACGACGTGGGCCGGGACGGCTTCGTCATGGGCGAGGGGGCCGGCGTCATGGTGCTGGAGGCCGAGGAGCACGCCAAGGCCCGCGGGGCCCGGATCTACGCCTACCTGGACGGCGTGGGGATGTCCTCGGACGCCTACCACATCACCGCCGGCGAGCCCGAGGGCAAGGGCGCCGCGCGGGCGATGCTGGAGACCGTCGCGGACGCCGGGCTGTCCGTCACCGACATCTCGCACATCAACGCCCACGCCACCTCGACCCCGGTGGGGGACGCCGCGGAGGCCCGCGCGATCCGACGCGCGTTCGGGGACCACACCGGCAACATCTGCGTCACCGGCACCAAGTCCATGACCGGTCACCTGCTCGGCGCCGCCGGAGCGCTGGAGGCCGTGCTCACGGTGCTGTCGCTGCACCACCGCCGGGTCCCCGCCACCATCAACATCGAGACCATGGATCCCGAGATCGACCTCGACGTCGTCCGCGACGCCGCGCGCGAGCTGCCGGCGGGCGACCTGGCTGCCCTCAACAACTCCTTCGGCTTCGGCGGGGTCAACGTGGCCCTCACCTTCGCCAGCGCCGGGTGA
- a CDS encoding amino acid ABC transporter ATP-binding protein — MSDTAASPGTGLGQPLVVLKDVNKHFGDLHVLKDINLTVHEGEVVVVIGPSGSGKSTLCRTINRLESFESGSISIHGDELPEEGKALARLRADVGMVFQSFNLFSHKTILENVTMGPVKARGVKPAAARAKAMELLERVGVDHQAEKYPAQLSGGQQQRVAIARSLAMEPSVMLFDEPTSALDPEMINEVLDVMTQLARSGMTMIVVTHEMGFARKAADRVVFMSDGAIVEENTPEEFFTNPQSSRAKDFLGKILTH; from the coding sequence ATGAGCGACACCGCCGCGTCACCGGGGACCGGCCTGGGCCAACCCCTGGTCGTCCTGAAGGACGTCAACAAGCACTTCGGCGACCTGCACGTCCTCAAGGACATCAACCTCACCGTGCACGAGGGTGAGGTGGTCGTCGTCATCGGCCCCTCCGGCTCGGGCAAGTCGACCCTGTGCCGCACCATCAACCGGCTCGAGTCCTTCGAGTCCGGCTCGATCAGCATCCACGGTGACGAGCTGCCGGAGGAGGGCAAGGCCCTGGCCCGGCTCCGCGCCGACGTCGGCATGGTCTTCCAGAGCTTCAACCTCTTCAGCCACAAGACGATCCTGGAGAACGTGACGATGGGGCCCGTCAAGGCCCGCGGGGTCAAGCCCGCCGCGGCCCGCGCCAAGGCCATGGAGCTGCTGGAGCGGGTCGGTGTGGACCACCAGGCCGAGAAGTACCCCGCGCAGCTGTCCGGCGGTCAGCAGCAGCGGGTGGCGATCGCCCGGTCCCTGGCGATGGAGCCCTCCGTCATGCTCTTCGACGAGCCGACCTCGGCCCTGGACCCCGAGATGATCAACGAGGTCCTCGACGTCATGACGCAGCTGGCCCGCAGCGGCATGACGATGATCGTGGTGACCCACGAGATGGGCTTCGCCCGCAAGGCCGCCGACCGGGTGGTCTTCATGTCCGACGGCGCCATCGTCGAGGAGAACACCCCCGAGGAGTTCTTCACCAACCCGCAGTCCTCGCGAGCCAAGGACTTCCTGGGCAAGATCCTGACCCACTGA